One Phenylobacterium hankyongense DNA segment encodes these proteins:
- a CDS encoding DUF2061 domain-containing protein, whose translation MLFRAPEAHSRSFVKAVSWRILGSIDTFVISYFITGHLVFAASIASVESFTKIGLFYFHERIWAVVPWGRPAAIEIDPEAVAAQPPVSQQPVAARAAA comes from the coding sequence ATGCTTTTCCGTGCGCCCGAAGCCCATTCGCGTTCCTTCGTGAAGGCCGTCAGCTGGCGCATCCTCGGCAGCATCGACACCTTCGTGATCAGCTACTTCATCACCGGCCACCTGGTGTTCGCCGCCTCGATCGCCTCGGTGGAGAGCTTCACCAAGATCGGCCTGTTCTATTTCCATGAGCGGATCTGGGCGGTGGTGCCCTGGGGCCGGCCCGCGGCGATCGAGATCGACCCCGAGGCGGTCGCCGCTCAGCCGCCGGTCTCCCAGCAACCGGTCGCAGCGCGCGCCGCCGCCTGA